ATCAGGCGTAAATGTTGAATACCGGCAGATCACGGCCGAAGCTCTGGCCGAAGAAATGCCCGAGCAATTCGACGTGGTCACCTGCCTGGAAATGCTCGAACACGTGCCGGATCCGTCCTCGGTGATCCGCGCCTGCTTCAAAATGGTCAAGCCCGGCGGCCAGGTGTTTTTCTCCACCATCAACCGCAACCCGAAGGCGTACCTGTTCGCCATCGTCGGCGCCGAATACATCATGAAGCTGCTGCCACGCGGCACCCACGACTTCAAGAAATTCATCCGCCCTTCCGAGCTCGGTGCCTGGAGCCGCATGGCCGGCCTGACCGTCAAGGACATCATCGGCCTGACCTACAACCCGCTGACCAAACACTACAAACTGGCGTCCGACGTGGACGTCAACTACATGATCCAGACCCTGCGCGAGGAGTAAGCCGATGCGTATCAGAGCAGTTCTTTTCGACATGGACGGCACCCTGCTCGACACCGCGCCGGACTTCATCGCGATCTGTCAGGCGATGCGTGCCGACCGCGGCTTGCCACCGATCAACGACAAACACATTCGCGACGAGATCTCCGGCGGCGCCAAGGCGATGGTCGCGGTGACCTTCTCCATGGACCCGGAATCGCCAGGCTTCGAGGAGCTGCGACTGGAGTTTCTCGAGCGGTATCTGGTGGGTTGCGCTGTCCACAGCAAGCTGTTCGATGGCATGGCTGAATTGCTGGCCGACATCGAGAAGGCCAACCTGATCTGGGGCGTGGTCACCAACAAACCGCTGCGCTTCGCCGAGCCGATCATGCAACAACTAGGGCTGGCCGAGCGGTCGGCGCTGCTGATCTGTCCGGACCACGTGAAGAACAGCAAACCGGACCCGGAGCCGTTGATCCTCGCGTGCAAGATGCTCGACCTCGACCCGGCCAGCGTGCTGTTCGTGGGTGATGACCTGCGCGATATCGAATCGGGCCGCGATGCCGGCACCAAGACTGCGGCGGTGACCTTCGGCTACATCCACCCGGACGATAACCCGCGGCACTGGGGTGCTGACGCGGTGGTCGATCATCCACTGGAGTTGCGCAAGGTCCTTGATAGCGCGCTCTGCAGCTGCTGATCGCGAAGGCTTTTGTGGTGAGGGAGCTTGCTCCCGCCGGGCTGCGAAGCGGCCCCTTTGCGATACGCCTGCAATCTGACAGGCACACCGCATTTGCAGGCTTCACGGCTGCTGCGCAGTCGAGCGGGAGCAAGCTCCCTCGCCACAAATGCGATGCCTGCCTACTGAATTGTTGTGAGGTTTCTTATGTTTGATTATTCCGCCCGCCCTGATCTGCTCAAGGACCGGGTCATCCTGATCACCGGTGCCGGCCGTGGCATCGGTGCTGCCGCCGCGAAAACCTACGCCGCCCACGGTGCCACCGTGCTGTTGCTGGGAAAGACCGAAGCCAACCTGACCCAGGTCTACGACGAGATCGAAGCCGCCGGCCACCCGCAACCGGCCGTGATCCCGTTCAATCTGGAAACCGCCCTGCCCCATCAATACGATGAACTGGCGGCAATGATCGAAACCGAATTCGGCCATCTCGACGGTTTGC
The Pseudomonas sp. MYb327 DNA segment above includes these coding regions:
- the ubiG gene encoding bifunctional 2-polyprenyl-6-hydroxyphenol methylase/3-demethylubiquinol 3-O-methyltransferase UbiG, translated to MSNVDYAEIAKFEALAHRWWDRESEFKPLHDINPLRVNWIDERVNLAGKKVLDVGCGGGILSEAMAQRGATVTGIDMGEAPLAVAQLHQLESGVNVEYRQITAEALAEEMPEQFDVVTCLEMLEHVPDPSSVIRACFKMVKPGGQVFFSTINRNPKAYLFAIVGAEYIMKLLPRGTHDFKKFIRPSELGAWSRMAGLTVKDIIGLTYNPLTKHYKLASDVDVNYMIQTLREE
- the mupP gene encoding N-acetylmuramic acid 6-phosphate phosphatase MupP — protein: MRIRAVLFDMDGTLLDTAPDFIAICQAMRADRGLPPINDKHIRDEISGGAKAMVAVTFSMDPESPGFEELRLEFLERYLVGCAVHSKLFDGMAELLADIEKANLIWGVVTNKPLRFAEPIMQQLGLAERSALLICPDHVKNSKPDPEPLILACKMLDLDPASVLFVGDDLRDIESGRDAGTKTAAVTFGYIHPDDNPRHWGADAVVDHPLELRKVLDSALCSC